The stretch of DNA GCATCGGGCAAAAAAGGCGGGACGCGCTGCTGGAGCACTTCACCAGCCTGGAGGACCTCGCCTCCGCGCCCGTCGAGCAGATCGCGCGGGTGCCGGGGATGAGCCTGCGGGCGGCGCAGAGCGTGAAGGACTTCTTGCAGGCGCGGGCGGCGAACGGGACTCCGGCGTAGGCCAAAACGGAGCGCCCCCTTCTTCAGCGAAGGGGGCGTTTTCCGATCTGTCGGCTCGTCATGCGGGCCGCAGCCGGGGGCGGAGGCTCAGGCGGGCGAGCAGGGAGGGGCGGGCGGGCTGGGCGGCGCGGGCCTCCCGGACGGCGCGGTCGTGCTGGGCCTGGTCGCGCAGGGCCTGGGCATGCTGGGCGAAGAGTTCGGGGGAGAGGTGCATGTGGGGCTTCCTTTCGGCCGGGGGGCATGTCCCCTGTCCCGGCTGTCCCCATGGTGCGCTCCCGGCCCCCGCCGGGGCATCGGCGGGGTGGCGGGGGCGCGGTGGGCCGAATGGCGCAGGCGGGGCTACGCCGCCCCGCTCGCCGCCTGCCCCAGCCTGAAGGCGGCGTGGGCGGCGCGGGTCGCGGTGTCCACCTCGGCGGCGTCGATGGCGACGCTGATATTCAGCTCGCTGCTCCCCTGGCTGATCATCAGGATGTTTACGTCCTCACTGGCGAGGGCCGAGAAGAGGCGGGCGGCCACGCCCTTCTGCCCGCGCATTCCGGCGCCCACGATGGCGAGGACGGCGACGCCGGGCTGCTCTTCGACCTTCAGTTCGCCCATCATGCCGCCGCGCAGGGCGGCGAGGGTGCGGCGGGCGTCGGCGCTCTGGACGGCGAGCGAGACGTTGCTCATGGAGCTGCTCTGGGACACCATCAGCAGGGTGATGTTCTCGCGGGCGATGGCGGCAAAGAGGCTGGCGACGACCTCCGGCACGCCGAGGACCCCCGCCCCGGTCACGTTGATCAGGCTGACGCCCCGGATGGCGGTGACCGCCTTGACGGGGTGCGCGGGGTCAGGGTCGGCCTCCAGCCCGACGAGGGTGCCGGGGAAGTCGGGGTCGGCGGCGCTCTTGACCCGCAGGGGGATGCCGCTTTCCTGGAGGGGCGTGACCGCGAGGGGATGCAGCACCTTGGCCCCGAAGTAGGCGAGTTCCATCACCTCTCCGTAGCTGAGGCGCTCGATGTTACGGGCGTCAGGAACGACGCGGGGGTCGGCGCTCATCACGCCGTCCACGTCCTTCCAGGCCCACACCTCGTCCGCGTGCAGCGCCTTGCCGATGATGGTCGCGGAAAAGTCGGTGCCGCCGCGCCCCAGGGTGGTGATCGCGCCTTCCTCGTTCTCGCCCATGAAGCCCGCGACCACGGGGGTGACTCCGGCGCCCAGCAGCCCGCCGAGGCGGTCGCCGATCCGCTCGTAGCTGCCGGGCAGGGGCCGGGCGTTGCCGAAGTGCTCGTCGGTGACGATGCCCGCCTGCCCGCCGGTGAGGTGGTGGGCTTGATGGCCCTGCGCGGAGAGGGCCAGGGCCATCAGCGGCGCGGAGAGGCGCTCGCCGAAGGCCACGATCAGGTCGCGGCTGCGGGGGGTAAGTTCGCGCAGGAGGTAGACGCCGTAGACGGCCTGGCGCAGGGTCTCGTGCAGCTCGCGGATTTCGCGCACGATGGAGGAGTCGGGGGCCGCGCCGAGGTCCTGCGCGGCCGTGAAGTGGCGGGTGCGCATCGCGGCGATCTCGTCGTTGGCGGTGGCGATGTCGCCGCCCTGGGCGGCCTCGGCGAGCCGCAGCAGCCCGTTGGTCACGCCCGCCATCGCGGAGACAACCACGACGACCTTCACGCCCTCGCGGATGGACCGGGCCGCGAGGGACGCGCTGTGGCGGATCGCCGCCGCGTCCTGCATGTTGGTGCCGCCGAACTTCATCACCAGGAGGGAATGCGCCATATGACGGGCATCATAAGGCCCCCTCCGGTGGGGTGGGGGGCGCAGGGGCGGAGGCAGCGGACTTTCCACGAAGGGCTACAGAACGCCCGGCGAGCGCCTGACACGATGACGGTATGACGCGCTCGCGTGGGATGGCGGGAACACTGCTGGGACTGATGCTGGCCGGGCTGGCCCTGGCCGCGCCCCGGCCTTATGCGGCGGCGAACGGCAGCGCGACCTTCGAGCACCGGGTCAGGGTCGTCAATGTGCGGGGCACCATCGCGGGCGTGACGGCGCAGGTGCAACTCGACCCAGCCGACCTCGCGGCCACGCGGGGCAGCGTGACGGTGCCGCTGAGCGAGTTGAAGACGGGGATCGGGCTCCGCGACCGGCACGCGCAGGGCGAGGTCGCGCTGAACACCGCGCGGTATCCCAACGCGACCTTCGTGCTGGAGAAGCTGACGGGCGGGCGACTGCTGGAGGGGCAGACCCTGAACACCACGGCCAGCGGGCGCTTGACGGTCAAGGCGACCACCCGGCCCGTGAGCGTGCCGGTCAAGGCGACCCTGCGCGGGGGGCGGGTGGAGGTCAGCACCCAGTTCAAGTTCAACCCCTACGACTTTGACGTGCGTTATCCCGGCAGCAGCGACAGCGTGACGGTGGGCGTGACGTTCACCCTCGCGGCGACGCCGTAGGTTCGCGCGGTCATCTTTCTCCCAGCTTCACCCTGCCTTCGGCGTCCGGCCCCTGCCCGGGTCCGTGTCTGTTCAACTTGTGTCGGAGGAGCGGTCGGTGCTCTCCCGATGGAGGCCTGGACAGACAAAGACGAGCGCCCGCTCCCTGGGTCGGGGCAGGCGTCCGGAAGGGGGCGGAGGGTCAGGGTGGGCTGGTGTGAGCCTGCGAATGGTCCCCAGGCGACGGGGGCGGCGTGGTGCCCAGCGATGCCGTCACCGCCAGCACCCCCAGCAGCAGCGCAGTTTCCAGAGCGAGGAAGCGGCGCACCTGCCCGCCCCGGGCGAAGGCGCGGCGGACGAGGAGGGCGGCGAACAGCGCGAGGGCCACGAGGGCGAGCTTGAGCAGCAGGGTGCGGCCGTAGGCGGTCTGCGGCAGGGCGAGGGGGTCGCCCGCGTGCTGCCCAGTGAGGAGCAGGCCGGTGACCAGCAGGACGGCCACGCATCCCAGCGCGACGGGCGTGAAGCGCCGCGCCAGGGCTGGGGTAGGCCGGGGCGACGTGACGAGCGCCAGGACGCCGCCCAGCCAGACCGCCATCGCTCCCGCGTGCAGGGCGGTCAGGGCGCGGAGGCCGGGGCCGTGCGCCGCCCCGTGCCCGCCTCCCGCCACGCCCCACAGCAGCAGGGCGGCGGGCAGGGTCAGGAGCCACGCGGGCCAGCGGGCCAGCTCGGCGGCGAGGAGGAGCGCCCCGCCCATTCCCCGCAGCAGGGCGGCCCGGCCCGGCCCGGTGGTCGTGAGGTAGGCCAAGGCGTCCGTGGGGGTCAGGAAGCCGAGGTCCTGCAGGGTCACGCCGACTTGCAGGGCGGACCCCAGGAGCAGCAGCCCGAACCCCACCCCCAGCCAGGGCCGCCCCGGATGCCCCGGCGTGAGCTGGCGGCGGGCCACCACGCCGCCGACGAGCAGCAGGGTGCCCAGCGTGGTCAGGAATCCGGCGACGGCGAGGAGGAGGAGCACCCGTTACCGCACGTGAAAGAGCGAGTGGCCGCTGACGGGATGCCCGTCTTCGGACAGCAGGCGCCACACGATCAGGTAGCTCCCGGCCTTCAGGCCTGCCCGCAGCGGCAGCCGGACGCGGGCGGCCATCCCGGTCAGGGTGGGGGCGGCGTCGGCCCGCGTGGCGGCGTCGTTCTTCGTGGCCAGGGCGGTCGCGGCGGCCTTGGAGGCATCGGCTCCAGCGGGCAGCGGCACAACTTTGAAGGTGGAAAACCTCAGGTTGATAGGCTCGCTGAAGGTCAGGGTGACCGCCTGCGGGGCCGCGAGCCGGGCATTCGCGGCCGGAGTGACGGACGTGACCCCGGTGTGGGCGAGGGCGGTGCCCAGGGTCAGGGCGGCCAGGAGGGGAAGGAGGGAGCGCATGGGGGTCCTTTCACTTGAGGGTGGTCTTGCTGGCAGGTGCCTGTTCGGAGTCTGAGTCGTCCCACGCGACGACCGAGCCGTCGGCGTAGGTCTGGTAGACCTTCCAGCTCAGGGTTCCGGCCTGTTCGGGGTTGCGGGCCTGGAAGAAGAAGCGGGCGTACTCCTGGGGAGCGATGCGCCCGCGCCACGTCACCTCGGTGATCAGGCCGTCCGCGTTCGTCTTGACGGTGCGCGTAAAGCCGGGCGTGACCTGAAAGCGGCTGATCGTCACGCCTGCCGGGACCACCAGCCGGATCTGGGTGGTGGCGATGTTCTTCTCGGTGGGCACGTTCAGGCGGTAGGTCTCGGAGGCGGCCACCCGGCTCTCGGCCAGCCCCGTCTCGGTGCGGACGGTGGCGTGGGCGGCGGCAACGGGAACCAGCAGGGCGGCGGCGAGGGCCAGCGTGCGGGTCAGATGGGTCATGGGTCTCCAGGCATGGATGGGGAGGGGGCGCGTCCGGGAACAGTCAGGGACGCTGCCCGGCTCGGGGTGGAAGGGGAAAGGTCAGCCTGGAGTGGGGGGTGGGGCACGGGCGTCCGCGTGGGCCGGGGCGGGATGTCCGGCGTGGGGCATGGGGACCGGGGGGTGGGCGGATGGCTCTCCCCTGCCCGTCAGGGTCGGGGCCGCATCCGGAACGCTGGAAAAGGCCCCCGTCACGCAAAAGAGGCAGTGGGCGTCGTGGGAGGGTTGAGGGGTCTGGGGCCTCTCCCCGTGTCCGGCGCCGTGGTGGGCATGGGCGGTCAGGGCGGGGGCCAGCGCCAAGCCTGGCACGTTCCGCAGCGGGTAGGCCACGCCCGCGAGGACGGTCAACAGGGCGGCCAGCAGATGCAGCGCGTGGAACCACCCCGGACGGGTCATGGGGCCAGTGTAGGGGGCGGGCGGGGGTCGGGGCGTCCCGGCTTCCCGCCGTTCACGCTTTCTTGGGGGACCCTTCCGGTGCTGGGGGTGGGTTACATTTGGGGGTGCGTGGCCTGCCCGCGAGGGGCGGGGGGCCGCCGGTTCACGAGGAGGCATCACCATGAAAGTAGGCATCAACGGCTTCGGCCGCATCGGGCGTCTGGTGTTCCGCATTCTGGTCGAGCGCGGCATTGACGTCGTGGCGATCAACGACCTCACCGACAACAAGACGCTGGCGACCCTGCTG from Deinococcus sp. HSC-46F16 encodes:
- a CDS encoding aspartate kinase produces the protein MAHSLLVMKFGGTNMQDAAAIRHSASLAARSIREGVKVVVVVSAMAGVTNGLLRLAEAAQGGDIATANDEIAAMRTRHFTAAQDLGAAPDSSIVREIRELHETLRQAVYGVYLLRELTPRSRDLIVAFGERLSAPLMALALSAQGHQAHHLTGGQAGIVTDEHFGNARPLPGSYERIGDRLGGLLGAGVTPVVAGFMGENEEGAITTLGRGGTDFSATIIGKALHADEVWAWKDVDGVMSADPRVVPDARNIERLSYGEVMELAYFGAKVLHPLAVTPLQESGIPLRVKSAADPDFPGTLVGLEADPDPAHPVKAVTAIRGVSLINVTGAGVLGVPEVVASLFAAIARENITLLMVSQSSSMSNVSLAVQSADARRTLAALRGGMMGELKVEEQPGVAVLAIVGAGMRGQKGVAARLFSALASEDVNILMISQGSSELNISVAIDAAEVDTATRAAHAAFRLGQAASGAA
- a CDS encoding YceI family protein, giving the protein MTRSRGMAGTLLGLMLAGLALAAPRPYAAANGSATFEHRVRVVNVRGTIAGVTAQVQLDPADLAATRGSVTVPLSELKTGIGLRDRHAQGEVALNTARYPNATFVLEKLTGGRLLEGQTLNTTASGRLTVKATTRPVSVPVKATLRGGRVEVSTQFKFNPYDFDVRYPGSSDSVTVGVTFTLAATP
- a CDS encoding CopD family protein, whose product is MLLLLAVAGFLTTLGTLLLVGGVVARRQLTPGHPGRPWLGVGFGLLLLGSALQVGVTLQDLGFLTPTDALAYLTTTGPGRAALLRGMGGALLLAAELARWPAWLLTLPAALLLWGVAGGGHGAAHGPGLRALTALHAGAMAVWLGGVLALVTSPRPTPALARRFTPVALGCVAVLLVTGLLLTGQHAGDPLALPQTAYGRTLLLKLALVALALFAALLVRRAFARGGQVRRFLALETALLLGVLAVTASLGTTPPPSPGDHSQAHTSPP
- a CDS encoding copper resistance CopC family protein; amino-acid sequence: MRSLLPLLAALTLGTALAHTGVTSVTPAANARLAAPQAVTLTFSEPINLRFSTFKVVPLPAGADASKAAATALATKNDAATRADAAPTLTGMAARVRLPLRAGLKAGSYLIVWRLLSEDGHPVSGHSLFHVR
- a CDS encoding DUF1775 domain-containing protein; this translates as MTHLTRTLALAAALLVPVAAAHATVRTETGLAESRVAASETYRLNVPTEKNIATTQIRLVVPAGVTISRFQVTPGFTRTVKTNADGLITEVTWRGRIAPQEYARFFFQARNPEQAGTLSWKVYQTYADGSVVAWDDSDSEQAPASKTTLK